Genomic window (Pseudothauera hydrothermalis):
GTCCGGAAAGTGCGATTCATCATGACCGTGATGGGCACGCACGCCCGGCGCCATCGAAAAGCGCGCACCAAACGTACCCGACAGCGTATCGACGAGCGCTTCGGGCAGGGGACGACGATCAGCATCGACGGCGGTATGCATGGCGATGCGCCGAGGCGGCGGGCGTGGTTTCAAACGGATGCATTATGAGCCGCCACTACCTGGAGTGCTACACTCGCGCAACCTGTCGGGGATAGACCTGACTGACCTGTTCGCACAGAATAAACAAAACGTTTGACAGCGGCTTCATTAGCCACTATAGTGCGGCGCTTCTCGCTTGGAGGGGTACCCAAGCGGTCAACGGGAGCAGACTGTAAATCTGCCGGCTCTGCCTTCGAAGGTTCGAATCCTTCCCCCTCCACCAAATAGCGTCAATGTGCTGGAGTTTGCTGATGCAAGAGTCTGGCGCATGCTGTGAGTGCGGGTCGTCTGGGTTGTGCGCGGGTGTAGCTCAATGGTAGAGCAGAAGCCTTCCAAGCTTACGACGAGGGTTCGATTCCCTTCACCCGCTCCAGGTTGTTTGAGTAGCAGGCGGTTTGGTTGTGCCCATGTAGCTCAGTGGCAGAGCACTCCCTTGGTAAGGGAGAGGTCACGTGTTCAATCCACGTCATGGGCACCATTCCCTCCTCTCCGTCCTGGAAGTTGAAGGTTTTCTTATTCCTGGTACTGACATTCAAGAGGTTTCGACATGGCGAAGGGTAAGTTCGAGCGGACCAAGCCGCACGTAAACGTAGGCACGATCGGCCACGTTGACCATGGCAAGACGACGCTGACGGCGGCGATCACCACGATTCTGGCCAAGAAGTTTGGCGGCGAAGCCAAGGCTTACGACCAGATCGATGCGGCGCCTGAGGAGAAAGCGCGCGGCATTACCATCAACACCGCGCACGTGGAATACGAAACCGCCAATCGGCACTACGCGCACGTGGACTGCCCGGGTCACGCCGACTATGTGAAGAACATGATCACCGGTGCCGCTCAGATGGACGGCGCCATTCTGGTGGTGTCGGCCGCCGACGGCCCGATGCCGCAGACCCGCGAGCACATTCTGTTGGCCCGTCAGGTGGGTGTGCCCTACATCATCGTGTTCCTGAACAAGTGCGACATGGTCGATGATGAAGAGCTGCTCGAGCTGGTGGAAATGGAAGTGCGCGAGCTGCTGTCGAAGTACGAATTCCCGGGCGACGACATTCCGATCATCAAAGGCTCGGCGCTCAAGGCGCTCGAGGGTGATCAATCCGACATTGGCGAGGCGGCGATCATGCGCCTGGCCGAAGCGCTGGACAGCTACATTCCGACCCCGGAACGTGCAATCGACAAGCCGTTCCTGCTGCCGATCGAAGACGTGTTCTCGATCTCCGGTCGCGGCACGGTGGTGACCGGCCGTGTCGAGCGTGGCGTGATCAAGGTTGGCGAAGAAATCGAAATCGTCGGCATCCGTCCGACCGCCAAGACCACCTGCACCGGGGTGGAAATGTTCCGCAAGCTGCTCGACCAAGGTCAGGCCGGTGACAACGTCGGCGTGCTGCTGCGCGGCACCAAGCGCGAAGAAGTCGAGCGCGGCCAAGTGCTGGCCAAGCCGGGCACGATCACCCCGCACACCCACTTCACCGGCGAAGTGTATGTGCTGTCCAAGGAAGAGGGCGGCCGTCACACTCCGTTCTTCAACAACTACCGTCCGCAGTTCTACTTCCGTACCACGGACGTGACCGGTGCGATCACGCTGCCCGAAGGCACCGAGATGGTGATGCCGGGCGACAATGTGTCGATCACGGTGAAACTGATTGCGCCGATCGCGATGGAAGAAGGTCTGCGCTTTGCGATCCGCGAAGGCGGGCGTACCGTCGGCGCCGGTGTCGTGTCCAAGATCATCGAGTAATCCCTAGCCGGATTGCCCGATCATAAGCGCCCCTGAAAAGGGGCGCTTCGTAGTCTCTGCTGCAGGGGTATAGCTCAATTGGCAGAGCGTCGGTCTCCAAAACCGAAGGTTGGGGGTTCGATTCCCTCTGCCCCTGCCACTCTTTCCGGATACAGATAACGTCGATGGCCGATAAGTTGAAATTCGCGCTGGCTCTCGCCCTGGTTGCAGCCGGCGTGGTCGGCTTTTATTTGCTTGGCGAACAGCCGTTGGTGCTGCGTGTGCTCGCAGTGTTCGCGGGCGTCGGGGCTGGCGTGGGTGTGGCCGCTTTGTCCGCGCCCGGTCGTCGCTTCATCGATTTTGCCCGCGAAGCTGTGGTCGAGACCAAAAAAGTGGTCTGGCCTTCGCGCAAAGAAACGGTGCAGACAACCGGCATCGTCTTCGCCTTCGTGGTCGTTCTCGCGATCTTTCTCTGGTTGACCGATAAGAGCCTGGAGTGGGTGCTGTACGACCTGATCCTGGGCTGGAAGTGATCATGACGAAGCGCTGGTATGTAGTGCACGCTTATTCCGGGTTCGAGAAGTCCGTCCAGCGGGCGCTCATCGACCGGATCAATCGTGCCGGCATGCAGGAGATGTTTGGGCAGATCCTGGTGCCGGTCGAAGAGGTCGTCGAAATGAAAGGCGGCCAGAAAAGCATCTCCGAGCGCAAGTTCTTTCCCGGCTATGTGCTCGTCGAGATGGAAATGAATGACGACACTTGGCACTTGGTGAAATCAACGCCCAAGGTCACCGGCTTTGTCGGTGGTACCGCGACCAAGCCGACCCCGATCTCCGAGAAGGAGGTCGAGAAAATCCTGCATCAAATGCAGGAAGGGGTCGAGAAGCCCCGGCCCAAGGTGTTGTTTGAAATCGGTGAGGTGGTGCGCGTCAAAGAAGGCCCGTTTACCGATTTCAATGGCACGGTCGAAGATGTCAATTACGAAAAGAGCAAGCTGCGTGTGTCGGTGACCATTTTCGGGCGTGCCACACCGGTGGAACTAGATTTTGCCCAGGTGGAAAAAACCTGAGCACGGCAGGCGGACGTCAGCGGACGTCCGTCCCAGGGGTCCGCGGACAGCGGGTCGTTCGAGGAGCGCCGCCTGAATCGGCGCGTTTGCACTCATAACAGGAGCATGCCTAAATGGCTAAGAAAATCATCGGCTACATCAAGCTGCAGGTGCCGGCCGGCAAGGCCAACCCCAGCCCCCCAATCGGCCCCGCGCTCGGTCAGCGCGGCCTGAACATCATGGAGTTCTGCAAGGCCTTCAACGCCCAGACGCAGGGCCTTGAACCCGGTTTGCCGATTCCGGTGGTCATCACCGCCTATGCCGACAAGAGCTTCACCTTCGTCATGAAGACGCCGCCGGCATCGGTGCTGATCAAGAAAGCGGCCAAGGTCCAGAAAGGCTCGTCGAAGCCGCATACCGACAAGGTGGGCTCGATCACCCGTGCGCAGGTCGAAGAAATTGCCAAGACCAAGATGAAAGATCTGACCGCTGCTGACCTCGAAGCTGCCGTGCGCACCATTGCCGGCTCTGCGCGCAGCATGGGTATCACCGTGGAGGGTCTCTGAACATGGCCAAGCTTTCCAAACGCGTTCAAGCCTTGCGGGCCAAGGTTGACCGTAACCGCACCTACACCGTGAGCGAAGCCTTGGCCCTGGTCAAACAGTGCGCCACGGCCAAATTTGACGAATCGATCGACGTGGCGGTGAATCTGGGCGTCGATGCGCGTAAATCCGACCAAGTGGTGCGCGGTTCGGTGGTGCTGCCGGCAGGTACCGGCAAGACCGTGCGTGTCGCGGTCTTTGCCCAGGGCGAAAAAGCCGAGGCCGCCCGTGCGGCCGGAGCCGACGTGGTGGGCTTCGACGATCTGGCCGAACAGGTCAAGGCCGGCAATATCGATTTCGATCTGTGCATTGCCACGCCTGATGCCATGCGGGTGGTCGGGCAACTGGGGCAGATTCTCGGTCCGCGCGGCCTGATGCCCAACCCGAAGGTCGGCACCGTCACCATGGATGTAACCACCGCGGTGAAAAACGCCAAAGCAGGTCAGGTGCAATACCGCACCGACAAAGCTGGCATTGTGCACGCCACCATCGGTCGCGCCTCGTTTGCCGACGAAGCGCTGCAGCAGAATTTCAACGCCTTGATCGAGGCCTTGATCAAGGCCAAACCGGCCGCCTCCAAGGGGGTGTATCTGCGCAAGATCGCTATTTCCAGCACCATGGGCGCTGGCGTGCGTGTCGAACCGAGCAGCATCACGACCGCTTGATCGGGGCGGAGAACAGAACTTTGGGCCGCCCTGCTGCAACGCGTTCGGGGCGGATCGTCAAAGACCGCAGGTGCGGGTAAGTCGTTCCCGCTTAAGCAACTCAGTTGGCCTGCGCAGACGGTGAGCCCAGAACAGGATACAGGTCGTGGCAACGGCCCATCTCCTGATCCAGGTCGCCGTGGGTGCGAACCGTTACGTTTTTACGGTTCGTGTGTGGACTTGAAAGGAGGAAAGACCGGTGGGTCTCAATCTCGATGACAAGAAAGCCGTCGTGGCTGAGGTGTCGGCACAAGTGGCCAAAGCCCAGACCATCGCGGTGGCCGAGTATCGCGGCATTGCGGTAGGCGATCTGACCGCATTGCGCGCCAAGGCCCGCGAATCTGGTGTCTATTTGCGTGTGCTGAAAAACACCCTGGTGCGCCGCGCCATTGCCGACACCCCGTTCGCCGGGCTGTCAGATCAGTTGGTCGGACCGCTGATCTACGGTATCTCGGAAGATCCGGTGGCCGCGG
Coding sequences:
- the tuf gene encoding elongation factor Tu, with amino-acid sequence MAKGKFERTKPHVNVGTIGHVDHGKTTLTAAITTILAKKFGGEAKAYDQIDAAPEEKARGITINTAHVEYETANRHYAHVDCPGHADYVKNMITGAAQMDGAILVVSAADGPMPQTREHILLARQVGVPYIIVFLNKCDMVDDEELLELVEMEVRELLSKYEFPGDDIPIIKGSALKALEGDQSDIGEAAIMRLAEALDSYIPTPERAIDKPFLLPIEDVFSISGRGTVVTGRVERGVIKVGEEIEIVGIRPTAKTTCTGVEMFRKLLDQGQAGDNVGVLLRGTKREEVERGQVLAKPGTITPHTHFTGEVYVLSKEEGGRHTPFFNNYRPQFYFRTTDVTGAITLPEGTEMVMPGDNVSITVKLIAPIAMEEGLRFAIREGGRTVGAGVVSKIIE
- the secE gene encoding preprotein translocase subunit SecE: MADKLKFALALALVAAGVVGFYLLGEQPLVLRVLAVFAGVGAGVGVAALSAPGRRFIDFAREAVVETKKVVWPSRKETVQTTGIVFAFVVVLAIFLWLTDKSLEWVLYDLILGWK
- the nusG gene encoding transcription termination/antitermination protein NusG, which translates into the protein MTKRWYVVHAYSGFEKSVQRALIDRINRAGMQEMFGQILVPVEEVVEMKGGQKSISERKFFPGYVLVEMEMNDDTWHLVKSTPKVTGFVGGTATKPTPISEKEVEKILHQMQEGVEKPRPKVLFEIGEVVRVKEGPFTDFNGTVEDVNYEKSKLRVSVTIFGRATPVELDFAQVEKT
- the rplK gene encoding 50S ribosomal protein L11 — its product is MAKKIIGYIKLQVPAGKANPSPPIGPALGQRGLNIMEFCKAFNAQTQGLEPGLPIPVVITAYADKSFTFVMKTPPASVLIKKAAKVQKGSSKPHTDKVGSITRAQVEEIAKTKMKDLTAADLEAAVRTIAGSARSMGITVEGL
- the rplA gene encoding 50S ribosomal protein L1 codes for the protein MAKLSKRVQALRAKVDRNRTYTVSEALALVKQCATAKFDESIDVAVNLGVDARKSDQVVRGSVVLPAGTGKTVRVAVFAQGEKAEAARAAGADVVGFDDLAEQVKAGNIDFDLCIATPDAMRVVGQLGQILGPRGLMPNPKVGTVTMDVTTAVKNAKAGQVQYRTDKAGIVHATIGRASFADEALQQNFNALIEALIKAKPAASKGVYLRKIAISSTMGAGVRVEPSSITTA
- the rplJ gene encoding 50S ribosomal protein L10, with the translated sequence MGLNLDDKKAVVAEVSAQVAKAQTIAVAEYRGIAVGDLTALRAKARESGVYLRVLKNTLVRRAIADTPFAGLSDQLVGPLIYGISEDPVAAAKVLNDFAKGNDKLVLKAGAYAGQVLDKAGVQALASIPSREELLARLLGVMQAPVSGFARALAALAKQREEQGAAA